A single region of the Streptomyces sp. NBC_01803 genome encodes:
- the egtB gene encoding ergothioneine biosynthesis protein EgtB — protein sequence MTEDTLIPEVTAAPSPRERARIALSTARRRTLALADCLSDAELIAQHSSLMSPLVWDLAHIANQEDIWLVRRVGSRPAVRPDLDDLYDAFRHPRADRPALPLLDPVRARRYLAVTRDQALDVLAALPPGDGFVFGMVAQHEQQHDETMLATHQLRAGCPVLSAPAPPRASAAERLPREVLVPGGPFTMGTSTDPWALDNERPAHAVDVPAFWLDTVPVTNAAYEEFIADGGYDDPRWWTPGGWEHRRSAELAAPGFWFRDGGPAWLRRRFGQVEEVPADEPVLHVCWYEADAYARWAGRRLPTEAEWEKAARHDPATGESRRHPWGDTPPGPEHANLGQHHLQPAPAGSYPEGAAPCGARQLLGDVWEWTASDFQPYPGFAAHPYREYSEVFFGSSHKVLRGGSFGTDPVACRGTFRNWDRPIRRQIFCGFRTCRTAEEAR from the coding sequence ATGACCGAAGACACCCTCATCCCCGAAGTGACCGCCGCGCCCAGCCCCCGCGAACGGGCCCGGATCGCCCTGTCCACCGCGCGCCGCCGCACGCTGGCACTCGCCGACTGCCTGAGCGACGCCGAACTGATCGCCCAGCACTCCTCGTTGATGTCACCGCTGGTCTGGGACCTCGCCCACATTGCCAACCAGGAGGACATCTGGCTGGTCCGCCGCGTGGGCAGCCGGCCGGCCGTGCGGCCCGATCTCGACGACCTGTACGACGCCTTCCGCCATCCCCGCGCCGACCGCCCGGCGTTGCCGCTCCTCGACCCGGTGCGCGCCCGTCGCTACCTCGCCGTCACCCGCGACCAGGCGCTCGACGTGCTGGCGGCGCTCCCGCCGGGCGACGGCTTCGTCTTCGGCATGGTCGCGCAGCATGAGCAGCAGCACGACGAGACGATGCTCGCCACGCACCAACTGCGCGCCGGGTGCCCGGTGCTGAGTGCGCCGGCGCCGCCTCGGGCGTCCGCCGCCGAGCGGCTGCCGCGCGAAGTCCTTGTGCCCGGCGGCCCGTTCACGATGGGCACCTCGACGGATCCGTGGGCGCTGGACAACGAGCGGCCCGCGCACGCGGTGGACGTTCCGGCGTTCTGGCTGGACACCGTGCCGGTGACCAACGCCGCGTACGAGGAGTTCATCGCGGACGGCGGCTACGACGACCCGCGCTGGTGGACACCCGGGGGCTGGGAGCACCGGCGGTCGGCGGAGCTGGCCGCGCCGGGGTTCTGGTTCCGTGACGGTGGACCGGCGTGGTTGCGGCGGCGGTTCGGGCAGGTGGAGGAGGTGCCGGCGGACGAGCCGGTGCTGCATGTGTGCTGGTACGAGGCGGACGCCTACGCCCGATGGGCCGGCCGGCGGCTGCCGACCGAGGCCGAGTGGGAGAAGGCCGCCCGCCACGACCCCGCCACCGGTGAGTCCAGGCGCCACCCCTGGGGCGACACCCCACCCGGCCCCGAGCACGCCAACCTCGGCCAGCACCACCTCCAGCCCGCCCCCGCCGGCTCCTACCCCGAGGGCGCCGCGCCCTGCGGCGCGCGCCAACTCCTGGGCGACGTATGGGAGTGGACCGCCAGCGACTTCCAGCCGTACCCGGGATTCGCGGCGCACCCGTATCGCGAGTACAGCGAGGTGTTCTTCGGCTCCTCCCACAAGGTGCTGCGCGGCGGCTCGTTCGGCACCGACCCGGTCGCCTGCCGGGGGACGTTCCGCAACTGGGACCGCCCCATCCGCCGCCAGATCTTCTGCGGCTTCCGCACCTGCCGCACGGCGGAGGAGGCGCGCTGA
- the egtA gene encoding ergothioneine biosynthesis glutamate--cysteine ligase EgtA, with translation MTVKAVIAQEPGEPEDPGARTGPLGERAAEAHVARSGFALGAPALTGVELEWLVREARDGHYGRDAPGSRDARDARDASAPGRAVPAGSVDAALASLGPLPGGGRLTREPGGQVELSSLPAPSLARCVAAATADLAAIRAALAAVGLVLAGYGLDPYRAPPPVAGQPRYRAMAAHFDRFSPGGRAVMCATASVQVCLDAGDDTDGPAGYRFRWLLAHRLGPVLIAAFANSPLWHGRPTGWVSTRQALWARVDPGRTRPPEGHGPLQPVDDPRDAWARYALDAPLLCVRRPAPAAWTAPAGWTFRSWLRDAAGDAPRERPPGPDDLDYHLGTLFPPVRPRGWLELRMIDAQPGDDGWIVPLAVAAALMDDPVAAGAAFDATEPLTGRGGPFPRPDLWLRAARAGPADPALGPAVRTCLAAAEAALARDPACAEVRRAVGDFADRYAARGRCPADDLLDRFPQGVRR, from the coding sequence ATGACGGTGAAGGCGGTCATAGCCCAGGAGCCCGGGGAGCCGGAGGACCCGGGCGCGCGCACCGGACCACTGGGGGAGCGGGCGGCCGAAGCCCACGTCGCGCGCTCCGGCTTCGCCCTCGGGGCCCCCGCGCTCACCGGAGTGGAGCTGGAGTGGCTGGTCCGCGAGGCCCGTGACGGCCACTACGGCCGTGACGCCCCTGGCAGCCGTGACGCCCGCGATGCTCGTGACGCTTCTGCTCCCGGGCGGGCCGTTCCGGCCGGGAGCGTGGACGCCGCGCTGGCCTCGCTCGGGCCGCTGCCGGGGGGCGGGCGCCTCACCCGGGAGCCGGGCGGCCAGGTCGAGCTGAGCAGCCTGCCCGCGCCCTCCCTGGCCCGGTGCGTCGCCGCCGCGACCGCCGACCTCGCCGCGATCCGGGCGGCCCTGGCCGCCGTCGGCCTCGTCCTCGCCGGCTACGGCCTCGACCCGTACCGCGCACCGCCCCCGGTGGCCGGCCAGCCGCGCTACCGGGCGATGGCGGCGCACTTCGACCGTTTCTCGCCGGGCGGACGGGCCGTGATGTGCGCCACCGCCTCCGTCCAGGTCTGCCTGGACGCGGGCGACGACACCGACGGTCCCGCCGGCTACCGCTTCCGCTGGCTCCTGGCCCACCGCCTCGGCCCGGTGCTGATCGCGGCCTTCGCCAACTCGCCGCTGTGGCACGGCCGTCCCACCGGCTGGGTCTCCACCCGGCAGGCCCTGTGGGCGCGTGTCGACCCCGGCCGCACCCGGCCGCCCGAGGGGCACGGCCCGCTCCAGCCGGTGGACGATCCGCGCGACGCCTGGGCCCGTTATGCTCTCGACGCGCCGCTGCTGTGCGTGCGCCGCCCCGCTCCCGCCGCCTGGACCGCGCCGGCCGGCTGGACGTTCCGGTCCTGGCTGCGCGACGCGGCCGGGGACGCGCCCCGCGAACGCCCGCCGGGGCCCGACGACCTCGACTACCACCTCGGCACCCTCTTCCCGCCCGTACGGCCGCGCGGCTGGCTGGAGTTGAGGATGATCGACGCCCAGCCGGGCGACGACGGCTGGATCGTTCCGCTCGCCGTCGCCGCCGCCCTGATGGACGATCCGGTGGCGGCCGGGGCCGCGTTCGACGCGACCGAGCCGTTGACCGGGCGCGGCGGGCCGTTCCCCCGCCCGGACCTGTGGCTGCGTGCCGCCCGCGCCGGTCCCGCCGACCCCGCGCTGGGCCCGGCGGTCCGCACGTGCCTCGCCGCCGCCGAGGCCGCCCTCGCCCGTGACCCGGCCTGCGCGGAAGTTCGGCGCGCGGTCGGTGACTTCGCCGACCGGTACGCCGCGCGCGGCCGTTGTCCCGCCGACGATCTGCTCGACCGGTTCCCCCAAGGAGTGAGGCGATGA
- a CDS encoding M20 metallopeptidase family protein — MNLLDDAHTLADDLMRLRRRLHAIPEVGLDLPRTQEAVLTALDGLPLEVSTGHGLTSVTAVLRGARPGRTVLLRGDMDALPVAERTGLPFAAGAERMHACGHDLHTAMLVGAARLLAAHRDRLAGNVLFMFQPGEEGWDGAGHMLAEGLLDAAGERPVAAYALHVSSHTWPSGVFSTRGGPMMAASNVLEVTVRGAGGHGSAPHRAKDPIPAACEMVTALQTWITRSFDVFDPVVLTVGSFHAGTQSNIIPDTATFHATVRSFSAEVRARLREGTVAVCEGIAAAHGLAVDAEFVEQYPVTVNDGAETAFAADAVRELHGEERYAPMENPILGSEDFSRVIDAVPGAMLFLGATMPGLDPDTAPANHSPLAAFDEAVLPDGAALYAELAVRRLAA; from the coding sequence ATGAACCTTCTCGACGACGCCCACACCCTCGCCGACGACCTCATGCGCCTCCGCCGCCGGCTGCACGCCATCCCCGAGGTGGGGCTCGACCTGCCGCGCACCCAGGAAGCCGTCCTCACCGCCCTCGACGGCCTGCCACTGGAGGTGTCGACCGGCCACGGTCTCACCTCCGTCACCGCCGTCCTGCGCGGCGCCCGCCCCGGCCGCACCGTGCTGCTGCGCGGTGACATGGACGCGCTGCCGGTCGCCGAGCGCACCGGCCTGCCGTTCGCCGCCGGGGCGGAACGGATGCACGCCTGCGGCCACGACCTGCACACCGCGATGCTGGTCGGCGCCGCCCGGCTGCTGGCCGCGCACCGCGACCGGCTGGCGGGGAACGTGCTGTTCATGTTCCAGCCCGGCGAGGAGGGCTGGGACGGCGCCGGGCACATGCTCGCCGAGGGCCTGCTCGACGCGGCGGGGGAGCGCCCGGTCGCCGCGTACGCCCTCCACGTGAGCTCGCACACCTGGCCGTCCGGCGTGTTCTCGACGCGCGGCGGCCCGATGATGGCCGCCTCCAACGTGCTGGAGGTGACTGTCAGGGGCGCGGGCGGCCACGGCTCGGCCCCGCACCGCGCGAAGGACCCGATTCCGGCGGCGTGCGAGATGGTGACCGCGCTCCAGACATGGATCACGCGCTCGTTCGATGTCTTCGACCCCGTGGTCCTGACCGTCGGCAGCTTCCACGCGGGCACCCAGTCGAACATCATCCCGGACACGGCGACGTTCCACGCAACCGTCCGCAGCTTCTCCGCCGAGGTCCGCGCCCGGCTGCGCGAGGGCACGGTCGCCGTGTGCGAGGGGATCGCGGCGGCGCACGGGCTGGCGGTGGACGCCGAGTTCGTCGAGCAGTACCCGGTCACGGTCAACGACGGCGCCGAGACCGCGTTCGCCGCCGACGCGGTGCGCGAGCTGCACGGCGAGGAGCGGTACGCCCCGATGGAGAACCCGATCCTCGGGTCCGAGGACTTCTCCCGGGTGATCGACGCGGTGCCGGGCGCGATGCTCTTCCTCGGCGCCACGATGCCCGGCCTGGACCCCGACACCGCCCCGGCGAACCACTCCCCGCTGGCCGCGTTCGACGAGGCGGTGTTGCCCGATGGCGCCGCGCTCTACGCGGAGCTGGCCGTGCGCCGACTGGCGGCATAG
- a CDS encoding FtsW/RodA/SpoVE family cell cycle protein, which yields MIRGRQGGAQLPPAVRSWIAHRRNTELALIVFAVAIAAFGHAAAGLAMDDDVPSGLLTHVAGLGALALTAHLAVRRFARHADPLILPVTVLLSGIGLVLLDRLDHAYAEHYPPDNYQSAAAAPDQVIWSVVGVGLFVATIVLLRHHRVLQRYTYLGMAVAMLLLMAPAFFGADQFGAKRWITLGPLSVQPGEFVKVMIVVFFASYLMTNRDALALVGRRILGLALPRGRNAGPVLLVWAVSLVVLFYERDLGTSLLFFCVFIVMLYIATERTSWVVLGGLMAALGTVVVASTQQHVKGRVQAWLDPMAIFLPPDQRPPGLISDQSAQALFSFGAGGLTGTGLGEGHSYLVGFAGRSDFILATVGEELGLAGVTLVILLYVLLIQRGLSAAMAATDPFGKLLAAGLSTVLAIQVFIVSGGVTGLIPLTGKALPFLAQGGSSTVANWLLVALLIRVSDGAGKAATEPEGNATILVPVIRDTAPAPDPLSGPDRRAGTYPDRRSATYPDRRAGTYPDRRSDTYPDRRSGTDPDPGAGRPGPDLGDSPGAPVRRTP from the coding sequence ATGATCAGGGGCAGGCAGGGCGGCGCTCAGCTCCCGCCAGCGGTGAGAAGCTGGATCGCGCACCGCCGCAACACCGAGCTGGCCCTGATCGTCTTCGCCGTCGCCATCGCCGCGTTCGGTCACGCCGCCGCCGGTCTCGCCATGGACGACGACGTGCCGTCCGGCCTCCTCACCCACGTCGCCGGCCTCGGCGCCCTGGCCCTCACCGCCCATCTGGCCGTGCGCCGTTTCGCCCGCCACGCCGACCCGTTGATCCTGCCCGTCACCGTTCTGCTCAGCGGCATCGGGCTGGTCCTCCTCGACCGGCTCGACCACGCCTACGCCGAGCACTACCCGCCGGACAACTACCAGTCGGCCGCCGCCGCACCCGATCAGGTGATCTGGAGCGTCGTCGGCGTCGGGCTCTTCGTCGCCACCATCGTCCTGCTCCGCCACCACCGGGTGCTCCAGCGCTACACCTACCTCGGCATGGCCGTGGCGATGCTGCTGCTGATGGCCCCGGCGTTCTTCGGCGCCGACCAGTTCGGCGCGAAGCGGTGGATCACGCTCGGGCCGCTGTCCGTGCAGCCGGGCGAGTTCGTCAAGGTCATGATCGTCGTCTTCTTCGCCAGCTATCTGATGACGAACCGGGACGCCCTCGCCCTCGTCGGCCGCCGCATCCTCGGCCTGGCCCTGCCGCGCGGCCGGAACGCGGGCCCGGTGCTGCTGGTGTGGGCCGTCAGCCTCGTCGTCCTCTTCTACGAGCGCGACCTCGGCACCTCGCTCCTCTTCTTCTGCGTCTTCATCGTGATGCTCTACATCGCCACCGAGCGCACGAGTTGGGTCGTCCTCGGCGGCCTGATGGCGGCGCTCGGCACGGTCGTCGTCGCCTCCACCCAGCAGCACGTCAAGGGCCGCGTCCAGGCGTGGCTGGACCCGATGGCGATCTTCCTTCCGCCCGACCAGCGCCCGCCGGGGCTGATCTCGGACCAGTCGGCGCAGGCGCTGTTCAGCTTCGGCGCCGGCGGCCTCACCGGTACGGGCCTGGGCGAGGGCCATTCGTACCTGGTCGGCTTCGCCGGGCGCAGCGACTTCATCCTCGCCACGGTGGGGGAGGAGCTGGGCCTGGCCGGGGTGACGCTCGTCATCCTGCTGTACGTGCTGCTCATCCAGCGCGGGCTGAGCGCCGCCATGGCGGCCACCGACCCGTTCGGGAAGCTGCTTGCCGCCGGGCTGTCGACGGTGCTCGCGATCCAGGTGTTCATCGTCTCCGGCGGCGTGACCGGGCTGATCCCGCTGACGGGCAAGGCGTTGCCGTTCCTCGCCCAGGGCGGCTCGTCCACCGTCGCCAACTGGCTGCTGGTCGCCCTGCTGATCCGGGTCAGCGACGGCGCCGGCAAGGCCGCCACCGAGCCCGAGGGGAACGCCACGATCCTCGTCCCCGTGATCCGGGACACGGCCCCGGCCCCCGACCCGCTCAGCGGGCCGGATCGGCGTGCCGGCACGTATCCGGATCGGCGCTCGGCCACGTACCCGGATCGGCGTGCCGGCACGTATCCGGATCGGCGCTCCGACACGTACCCGGATCGGCGTTCCGGCACGGATCCGGACCCTGGCGCCGGTCGCCCCGGCCCGGACCTGGGCGACTCGCCGGGCGCGCCGGTGCGCCGCACCCCCTGA
- a CDS encoding sigma-70 family RNA polymerase sigma factor has translation MATRAVARRPDTDDSVAATGSVRSSASSDATERDLVGMYLDEIARTPLLDAAKEVELSLAIEAGLYAERILEGEEEPAADGAAASATPEELRALVAAGERAKDIFIRSNLRLVVAVARRYPRSGLPLLDLIQEGNAGLVRAVEKFDYTKGFKFSTYATWWIRQAITRSIADQSRTIRLPVHLVEELGRIRRVQREFNRENGRDPEPGEIAGELGSSPERIQDVLDWARDPVSLNMAVDDEGETQFGDLLEDTSAASPEQSVLVMLRREGLEDLIGRLDQRTAAIIRARYGIEDGRERTLTEVGKQHGLTRERIRQIEKHALLELKRMASDSGFDAAA, from the coding sequence ATGGCCACCCGTGCCGTCGCCCGGCGTCCGGACACCGATGACAGTGTCGCAGCGACGGGCAGTGTCCGGTCCAGCGCGAGCAGCGATGCCACGGAGCGCGACCTCGTCGGGATGTACCTCGACGAGATAGCGCGGACCCCGCTGCTGGACGCGGCGAAGGAAGTCGAGCTGTCTCTCGCGATCGAGGCGGGGCTGTACGCGGAGCGCATCCTGGAGGGCGAGGAGGAGCCGGCCGCGGACGGCGCCGCGGCCTCGGCCACGCCCGAGGAGCTGCGGGCGCTCGTCGCCGCCGGGGAGCGGGCGAAGGACATCTTCATCCGGTCCAACCTGCGGCTGGTCGTCGCCGTCGCCCGGAGGTATCCGCGCAGCGGTCTGCCGCTGCTGGACCTGATCCAGGAGGGGAACGCCGGCCTGGTCCGGGCGGTCGAGAAGTTCGACTACACCAAGGGCTTCAAGTTCTCGACGTACGCGACCTGGTGGATCCGGCAGGCCATCACCCGGTCCATCGCCGACCAGTCGCGCACCATCCGGCTGCCCGTCCACCTCGTGGAGGAGCTGGGCCGGATCCGGCGCGTGCAGCGCGAGTTCAACCGGGAGAACGGCCGGGACCCCGAGCCCGGCGAGATCGCGGGGGAGCTCGGTTCGAGCCCGGAGCGGATCCAGGACGTGCTCGACTGGGCGCGCGACCCGGTCAGTCTGAACATGGCGGTCGACGACGAGGGCGAGACGCAGTTCGGCGACCTGCTGGAGGACACCTCGGCCGCGTCGCCCGAGCAGTCGGTGCTGGTGATGCTGCGCCGCGAGGGTCTGGAGGACCTGATCGGCCGCCTCGACCAGCGCACCGCGGCGATCATCCGCGCGCGCTACGGCATCGAGGACGGCCGTGAGCGCACGCTCACCGAGGTGGGCAAGCAGCACGGGCTGACCCGTGAGCGGATCCGGCAGATCGAGAAGCACGCGCTGCTGGAGCTGAAGCGGATGGCGAGCGATTCGGGCTTCGACGCCGCCGCCTGA
- a CDS encoding TetR/AcrR family transcriptional regulator, which translates to MVSTTSTTTRPRLRADAVRNRERILAAAREALVEYGADAPLDEIARRAGVGNATLYRHFPDRKSLLFHVLLYVNQRIIERARQALETEHDPFEALRRVVLDSADERVGALCPMLGSDIDPEDPQLVASRGRMQKVTQKLVDRAHESGQLRRDVGAGDLLVAIARLTLPMPGVRRRNDVLLARRHLQIFLDGLRTPAHSELPGHATSLAELKDELFQLPPPAGRERR; encoded by the coding sequence ATCGTGAGCACCACCTCCACGACGACCCGTCCGCGGCTGCGCGCCGACGCCGTGCGTAATCGCGAGCGGATCCTCGCCGCTGCCCGTGAAGCGCTCGTTGAGTACGGGGCGGACGCGCCCCTGGATGAAATCGCTCGACGGGCCGGGGTCGGAAATGCCACGCTGTACCGGCACTTTCCCGATCGCAAGTCCTTGCTGTTCCACGTGCTGCTCTATGTGAACCAGCGGATCATCGAGCGGGCCCGACAGGCACTGGAGACGGAGCATGATCCCTTCGAAGCCCTGCGCCGCGTCGTCCTCGACAGCGCGGACGAGCGGGTGGGCGCTCTCTGTCCCATGCTGGGTTCCGACATCGATCCGGAAGATCCGCAGCTCGTAGCCAGCCGTGGGCGCATGCAGAAGGTGACACAGAAGCTGGTCGACCGGGCGCACGAGTCCGGTCAGCTCCGCCGGGATGTCGGTGCCGGGGACCTGCTTGTCGCCATCGCCAGGCTCACTCTCCCGATGCCGGGGGTGCGTCGCCGGAATGACGTGCTTCTCGCCCGGCGTCATCTGCAGATTTTCCTCGATGGCCTGCGGACGCCGGCCCACAGCGAACTACCGGGTCACGCGACCAGTTTGGCAGAGCTCAAAGACGAGCTCTTCCAACTGCCGCCGCCAGCCGGACGAGAGCGGCGCTGA
- a CDS encoding MFS transporter: MPAEHAVSQAQGTPDPKRWTALAFIAIAQLMVVLDATIVNIALPSAQTDLGISDGNRQWVITAYALAFGGLLLFGGRVADLWGRNRAFVIGLIGFAAASALGGAAQNEAMLFASRGLQGVFGALLAPAALSLLTVLFTDVKERAKAFGVYGAIAGAGAAVGLLLGGALTDYLDWRWTFFVNIPFAAVAAVGAILVIKEPENARNRSTLDVPGVLLASSGLVALVYGFARAEQEDWTEPVTVAMFVSAVVLLGLFGFVESRVKSPLLPLRVITDRNRGGSYASLGVAIIAMFGLFLFLTYYFQIIRGYSPVKTGLAFLPMVAGMITGSTQIGTRLVTRVAPRTLMVPGFLIGAVGMLMLTQLSVDSSYLGLILPAQVLLGLGMGTAFMPAMSVATERVRPTDAGVASAMVNVSQQVGGAIGTALLNTIAAGATTSYFNSHSGSLSGVQLEFESMVHGYTTAIWWGFAALLISAALAFFLITSKGSHVGQSLADGEDGDLEKGAPVPAFAH; this comes from the coding sequence ATGCCAGCGGAACATGCCGTGAGCCAGGCTCAGGGCACCCCGGACCCCAAGCGCTGGACAGCGCTTGCCTTCATCGCCATCGCCCAGTTGATGGTGGTGCTCGACGCCACCATCGTGAACATCGCGCTGCCCTCGGCCCAGACCGACCTCGGCATATCCGACGGCAACCGGCAGTGGGTCATCACCGCCTATGCCCTGGCCTTCGGTGGCCTGCTCCTCTTCGGTGGCCGGGTGGCCGACCTGTGGGGGCGGAACCGGGCCTTCGTCATCGGCCTGATCGGCTTCGCCGCCGCCTCCGCCCTCGGTGGTGCCGCGCAGAACGAGGCGATGCTCTTCGCCTCCCGCGGCCTCCAGGGCGTCTTCGGCGCGCTGCTGGCCCCGGCCGCGCTGTCCCTGCTGACCGTTCTGTTCACCGACGTCAAGGAGCGGGCGAAGGCGTTCGGCGTCTACGGCGCCATCGCCGGTGCCGGTGCCGCCGTGGGGCTGCTGCTCGGCGGCGCCCTGACGGACTACCTCGACTGGCGCTGGACCTTCTTCGTCAACATCCCGTTCGCCGCCGTGGCCGCCGTCGGCGCCATCCTGGTGATCAAGGAGCCCGAGAACGCCCGTAACCGCTCGACCCTGGATGTCCCGGGCGTGCTGCTCGCGTCCTCGGGTCTGGTCGCCCTGGTCTACGGCTTCGCCCGTGCCGAGCAGGAGGACTGGACCGAGCCGGTGACCGTGGCCATGTTCGTCTCGGCCGTGGTGCTGCTGGGGCTGTTCGGCTTCGTCGAGTCCCGCGTGAAGTCGCCGCTGCTGCCGCTGCGCGTGATCACCGACCGGAACCGCGGCGGGTCCTACGCCTCGCTGGGCGTGGCGATCATCGCGATGTTCGGTCTGTTCCTCTTCCTGACCTACTACTTCCAGATCATCCGCGGATACTCGCCGGTGAAGACCGGCCTGGCCTTCCTGCCGATGGTGGCGGGCATGATCACCGGCTCGACCCAGATCGGCACCCGCCTGGTGACCCGGGTCGCGCCCCGGACGCTGATGGTGCCGGGCTTCCTGATCGGCGCGGTCGGCATGCTGATGCTGACCCAGCTGAGCGTGGACTCCTCCTACCTCGGGCTGATCCTGCCGGCGCAGGTGCTGCTCGGCCTCGGTATGGGCACCGCGTTCATGCCGGCGATGAGCGTGGCCACCGAGCGGGTCCGTCCGACCGACGCGGGCGTCGCCTCCGCCATGGTGAACGTGTCGCAGCAGGTCGGCGGCGCCATCGGCACGGCCCTGCTGAACACGATCGCGGCGGGCGCCACCACCTCGTACTTCAACTCCCACTCCGGGTCGCTCTCCGGTGTGCAGCTGGAGTTCGAGTCGATGGTGCACGGCTACACCACCGCCATCTGGTGGGGCTTCGCCGCCCTGCTGATCTCGGCGGCCCTCGCCTTCTTCCTGATCACCAGCAAGGGCAGCCACGTCGGCCAGTCCCTCGCGGACGGTGAGGACGGCGACCTGGAGAAGGGCGCGCCGGTCCCGGCGTTCGCCCACTGA
- a CDS encoding DeoR/GlpR family DNA-binding transcription regulator: protein MYAPERQQTILRLARERGRVEVLALADEFAVTAETVRRDLKALARAGVLRRVHGGGIPVGRLDFEPDLSEREGTAVAQKERIARAALTQLPEEGSVILDAGTTTAALAAALPLDARLTVLTHALPLAARLVDRPGIELHVIGGRVRHRTRAAVDAWALRTYGEITADVVFLATNGFGPGSGLTTPDLAEAAVKRALISAARRVVLLADSRKFEQEHFARFGSLSQVDLLITDDGLTAADARAVEAAGTEVERA from the coding sequence ATGTACGCACCTGAGCGGCAGCAGACGATCCTCCGGCTCGCCCGCGAGCGGGGGCGCGTCGAGGTCCTCGCGCTCGCCGACGAGTTCGCGGTCACGGCCGAGACCGTCCGCCGCGACCTGAAGGCGCTGGCCAGGGCCGGCGTCCTGCGCCGGGTGCACGGCGGCGGCATCCCGGTGGGCCGCCTCGACTTCGAGCCCGACCTCAGCGAGCGCGAGGGCACCGCCGTCGCGCAGAAGGAGCGGATCGCGCGCGCCGCGCTCACCCAGCTCCCCGAGGAGGGCAGCGTCATCCTCGACGCCGGCACCACCACGGCCGCCCTCGCCGCCGCGCTGCCCCTGGACGCCCGGCTGACCGTGCTCACCCACGCCCTGCCGCTGGCCGCGCGGCTGGTCGACCGCCCCGGCATCGAGCTGCACGTCATCGGCGGCCGGGTCCGGCACCGGACCCGGGCCGCCGTGGACGCCTGGGCGCTGCGCACCTACGGCGAGATCACCGCCGACGTCGTCTTCCTCGCCACCAACGGATTCGGTCCCGGCTCCGGGCTGACCACCCCCGACCTGGCCGAGGCGGCGGTCAAGCGCGCGCTGATCTCCGCCGCCCGCCGGGTGGTGCTGCTGGCCGACTCCCGCAAGTTCGAGCAGGAGCACTTCGCCCGCTTCGGCTCCCTGTCCCAGGTGGACCTGCTGATCACCGACGACGGGCTCACCGCCGCCGACGCCCGCGCGGTGGAGGCGGCCGGCACGGAGGTAGAACGCGCGTGA
- the pfkB gene encoding 1-phosphofructokinase → MILTVTPNPSLDRTYEIPALERGAVLRAGADRVDPGGKGVNVSRAVAAAGHRTTAVLPLGGPEGALLSRLLTGQGIEVAAVPVAGRTRVNISAVEPDGTLTKLNAAGPELTAAESEALLTAAGRHAAAGAAWTVCCGSLPRGLGDDWYAELVARTHRAGARIALDTSGPALIRALAERPDVIKPNADELADAVGRALVTVRDAAEAAEELRAAGAQAVLASLGPAGQLLVDRTGMYFGSAPVAAVRSDVGAGDASLAGFVTAGGTGPGALAAALAHGAAAVQLPGSAMPTPADLRPEAVTVTPDVPLDQPLHLPPSPRSRPHPRTADGAVR, encoded by the coding sequence GTGATCCTCACTGTGACGCCCAACCCCAGCCTCGACCGCACCTACGAGATCCCCGCGCTGGAGCGCGGCGCCGTGCTGCGGGCGGGCGCCGACCGCGTCGACCCCGGCGGCAAGGGGGTCAACGTCTCCCGCGCGGTCGCCGCCGCCGGACACCGCACGACGGCCGTGCTGCCGCTGGGCGGTCCCGAGGGCGCGCTGCTGTCGCGGCTGCTGACCGGGCAGGGCATCGAGGTGGCCGCCGTCCCGGTGGCGGGCCGCACCCGGGTCAACATCTCGGCCGTCGAACCGGACGGCACCCTCACCAAGCTCAACGCCGCCGGTCCCGAGCTGACCGCCGCCGAGTCCGAGGCGCTGCTGACCGCGGCGGGACGGCACGCGGCGGCGGGCGCCGCGTGGACGGTGTGCTGCGGCAGCCTGCCGCGCGGGCTGGGCGACGACTGGTACGCCGAGCTGGTCGCGCGCACCCACCGGGCGGGCGCCCGGATCGCCCTGGACACCTCGGGGCCCGCGCTGATCAGGGCGCTGGCCGAGCGGCCCGACGTGATCAAGCCGAACGCCGACGAGCTCGCCGATGCCGTGGGCCGCGCCCTCGTCACGGTCCGCGACGCCGCCGAGGCGGCCGAGGAGCTGCGGGCGGCCGGGGCCCAGGCCGTGCTGGCCAGCCTCGGCCCGGCCGGGCAGCTGCTCGTGGACCGCACCGGGATGTACTTCGGCAGCGCGCCGGTCGCGGCCGTGCGCAGCGACGTCGGGGCGGGCGACGCGTCCCTCGCGGGCTTCGTCACCGCGGGCGGCACGGGGCCGGGGGCCCTGGCCGCCGCCCTCGCCCACGGCGCCGCCGCCGTGCAACTGCCGGGCAGCGCCATGCCCACCCCCGCCGACCTGCGGCCGGAGGCGGTCACTGTGACCCCCGACGTGCCGCTCGACCAACCCCTCCACCTCCCTCCCTCTCCCCGATCCCGTCCCCACCCCCGTACCGCCGATGGAGCCGTGCGATGA